One window of Candidatus Nitrospira kreftii genomic DNA carries:
- a CDS encoding Endonuclease DDE produces the protein MRIAPAVHLSDPERQQLEQWAHGRRTPARLVLRAKILLLAAAGHDNHQIAAAVATSRQTVGLWRQRFVTQRVLGLAQDAPRGGRPPKARRTLTARILKTTTHTKPPAATHWSTRTLARHLRTNPTFVQRVWTAHGLHPHRVRAFKLSQDPHFQEKLEDVVGLYLHPPAHAVVLAVDEKSQIQALDRTQPGLPLKKGRCGTMTHDYKRHGTTTLFAALNVAEGSLISTCLPRHRHQEWLRFLRLIDRQIPQDKALHLIADNYATHKHPTVQRWLTRHPRIHMHFTPTSSSWLNLVERVFGDLTAKQLRRGVFRSVPELIAAIDAYMTQRNAQPKPFVWTKSAQEILTKVNRAKIALDKTRTA, from the coding sequence ATGCGCATCGCCCCCGCCGTTCATCTGAGTGACCCTGAACGCCAGCAACTCGAGCAGTGGGCGCATGGGCGACGAACGCCTGCGCGACTGGTGCTCCGCGCCAAGATTCTGTTGTTGGCGGCCGCGGGCCACGACAATCACCAGATTGCCGCTGCCGTAGCCACAAGCCGGCAAACCGTGGGGCTCTGGCGGCAGCGCTTCGTGACCCAGCGCGTGCTCGGTCTTGCCCAGGATGCCCCTCGCGGAGGGCGGCCCCCCAAGGCACGCCGGACTCTGACCGCGCGCATCCTGAAGACGACGACGCACACGAAACCACCCGCCGCTACCCACTGGTCCACCCGCACCTTGGCGCGACACCTGCGGACGAATCCCACGTTCGTGCAACGGGTCTGGACTGCGCATGGGCTGCACCCCCATCGAGTCCGCGCCTTCAAGCTCAGTCAGGATCCGCACTTCCAGGAGAAATTGGAGGATGTGGTGGGGCTCTATCTCCATCCGCCCGCGCATGCGGTGGTTCTGGCTGTCGATGAGAAAAGCCAAATCCAAGCGCTCGATCGCACACAGCCTGGCCTCCCGCTGAAGAAAGGCCGGTGCGGGACGATGACCCATGACTACAAGCGCCACGGCACGACCACGCTCTTTGCCGCCCTCAACGTCGCGGAGGGCTCCTTGATCTCCACCTGCTTGCCCCGCCATCGGCACCAGGAATGGCTGCGGTTCCTACGGCTGATTGATCGGCAGATTCCTCAGGACAAGGCCCTGCATCTGATCGCCGACAACTATGCCACTCACAAACACCCCACGGTCCAACGGTGGTTGACACGGCACCCCCGCATCCACATGCACTTCACCCCGACGAGTAGCTCGTGGCTCAATCTCGTGGAGCGTGTCTTTGGCGACCTGACGGCCAAACAGCTGCGGCGCGGTGTGTTCCGGAGCGTCCCCGAGCTGATTGCGGCCATTGACGCGTACATGACCC